Proteins encoded in a region of the Spirochaetota bacterium genome:
- a CDS encoding ion channel: VSKLRSAAEWFLLDVVSRYFTSYGRVIMVIFCIWLAAAAFYTAGSAFPSLGIGGLLYGTEKPLREMAMASGYPPLIYIFSKALYFSMVSFTTIGFGDFNPTGIIAFIAALEGFSGMLLSALLLVVVARRIIW; this comes from the coding sequence TTGTCTCGAAGCTCCGCAGTGCGGCAGAATGGTTCCTGCTCGATGTCGTAAGCAGATACTTCACAAGCTATGGGCGCGTCATCATGGTCATATTCTGCATCTGGTTGGCCGCCGCGGCATTCTACACGGCGGGGAGCGCATTTCCCTCACTCGGCATCGGGGGGCTCCTCTACGGTACGGAAAAACCGCTCAGGGAGATGGCCATGGCATCGGGATATCCGCCGCTCATCTATATCTTTTCGAAGGCGCTCTATTTTTCCATGGTGAGCTTCACTACCATCGGTTTCGGGGATTTCAATCCCACGGGGATCATTGCTTTTATCGCCGCGCTCGAGGGGTTCTCCGGCATGCTCCTTTCGGCATTGCTTCTCGTCGTCGTCGCTCGACGGATAATATGGTAG
- a CDS encoding glycosyltransferase family 2 protein: MKPIFDQLIVALKFVVKYFFYYRVSPKRFEVRASSVSRDMVSVVIPTHGVLPLARRCIENAIRHAGHERVEFIIYNNNAGDDAVKFLSRFRKDRKVRVMHSPVNTGLNAYHHAFKEAHGKYFVALDHDVIRFPEGWLSALLHDYRRIPAVKWLAADVIGDRYTDGAKYPMWTYQRVKKDGLSLLFGAVGGWCAMTDRALYEETGGFSHFPDQVYFLHDKYYIRKLMLKGYKIAIDERIPVYHARGLSERIMNDANFRAEFFRYVDSLDIRLKG; the protein is encoded by the coding sequence ATGAAGCCGATATTCGATCAGCTGATCGTTGCGCTGAAGTTCGTCGTCAAGTATTTCTTCTATTATCGCGTGAGCCCGAAACGCTTCGAGGTCCGCGCATCCTCCGTATCGCGCGATATGGTCAGTGTCGTCATACCCACGCACGGCGTGCTCCCGCTCGCTCGGCGCTGTATCGAGAACGCCATCCGTCATGCCGGGCATGAGCGTGTCGAGTTCATCATCTACAACAACAATGCCGGCGATGATGCCGTGAAATTCCTCTCGCGTTTCCGGAAGGATAGAAAGGTGCGTGTCATGCACAGTCCGGTGAACACGGGACTGAACGCATATCATCATGCCTTCAAGGAAGCGCACGGGAAATACTTCGTGGCGCTCGATCATGATGTGATACGGTTCCCCGAGGGCTGGCTTTCGGCGCTGCTTCATGATTACCGGCGGATACCCGCGGTAAAATGGCTTGCCGCGGATGTCATCGGCGACCGGTATACCGACGGGGCGAAATATCCGATGTGGACATATCAGCGCGTGAAAAAGGACGGCCTCTCGCTTCTCTTCGGCGCCGTCGGCGGCTGGTGCGCCATGACCGACCGTGCCCTGTATGAAGAGACCGGCGGTTTCTCCCATTTCCCTGACCAGGTCTATTTTCTCCACGATAAATACTATATCAGGAAGCTCATGCTCAAGGGATATAAGATCGCCATTGATGAACGGATACCGGTGTATCATGCCCGCGGGCTTTCAGAGCGCATCATGAACGATGCGAATTTCCGTGCTGAATTCTTCCGCTATGTCGATTCGCTCGATATCCGGCTCAAGGGTTGA